A window of the Ostrea edulis chromosome 1, xbOstEdul1.1, whole genome shotgun sequence genome harbors these coding sequences:
- the LOC130053084 gene encoding integumentary mucin C.1-like codes for MGEHCNVSAFAIVMLIVFQTGDSSLTIHTLQACYGNGFEDYLTPSCSSGEKIYIYDVYVYAKRIELNCPEIATFFDRNITYCCNYVSVEEDCGQRYFGSASEFEHAHYSRCTGLETCGGIPVAWNYTEHFCNTTIFSDRTIYMKMWYNCIPDASTITINSASLLTANTVFLSSESYPSTMSECSATSGATCAVQTTNGSPIQITALDVQFNETAGVCLQRLYIIDEPTNTEISCNHNNQFAKRVVYTSTSHSIEIRLDNTASITTGKFWIQIEATESSENVTINCRSDTAVYGCGSSIPVTDSTTESTLSASDEASTTTTADTTEVPTTTTTTDTTEVPTTTTTTDTTEVSTTTTTTDTTEVPTTTTADTTEVSTTTTTTDTTEVSTTTTTTDTSEVSTTTTTTDTTEVSTTSTDVTDSTITSNTSTSKLDSDSSDSTFDLSWIVTIFLGSLATGVVFGSIAYALNRCKKKFTQVKDNETPRRRIAFQ; via the exons ATGGGTGAACATTGCAATGTTTCCGCTTTTGCCATTGTAATGCTAATTGTGTTTCAAACAG GCGATTCCTCCTTAACAATCCACACGCTACAGGCTTGTTATGGTAACGGTTTTGAGGATTATCTAACACCATCTTGTTCATCAGGTGAAAAAATCTACATCTATGATGTCTACGTATACGCAAAGCGTATAGAACTAAATTGCCCGGAGATAGCTACGTTTTTTGACAGAAACATTACCTATTGTTGTAATTACGTCAGCGTCGAAGAAGACTGTGGTCAAAGATATTTTGGATCCGCAAGTGAATTTGAGCACGCGCATTATTCGCGATGCACCGGTTTGGAAACGTGTGGTGGAATTCCAGTAGCTTGGAACTATACGGAACATTTCTGTAATACAACGATTTTTTCCGATAGaacaatctatatgaaaatGTGGTATAACTGCATTCCTG ATGCCTCAACAATAACTATCAATTCGGCATCATTACTGACAGCAAATACAGTCTTCCTCTCTAGCGAAAGTTATCCATCAACAATGTCTGAATGTTCAGCTACTTCCGGTGCTACATGTGCAGTGCAAACAACCAATGGATCACCAATTCAAATCACAGCATTAGACGTGCAGTTCAATGAAACAGCTGGGGTTTGTCTACAAAGACTTTATATCATTGATGAGCCTACAAACACAGAGATTTCCTGTAATCATAATAACCAGTTCGCAAAGAGGGTAGTTTATACCAGTACAAGCCACAGTATCGAAATAAGATTAGACAATACAGCGAGTATAACGACAGGAAAATTCTGGATTCAAATCGAAG ctACCGAAAGTTCAGAAAATGTGACAATCAACTGTAGAAGTGACACCGCTGTGTATGGCTGTGGATCTTCCATACCTGTGACAGATTCAACGACAGAGTCTACATTGTCAGCATCCGATGAAGCATCCACAACCACCACAGCTGATACCACTGAGGTCCCCACTACCACCACCACTACTGATACCACTGAGGTCCCCACTACCACCACCACTACTGATACCACTGAGGTCTCTACAACCACCACCACTACTGATACCACTGAGGTCCCCACAACCACCACAGCTGATACCACTGAGGTCTCCACTACCACCACCACTACTGATACCACTGAGGTATCCACTACTACCACCACTACTGATACCAGTGAGGTCTCTACAACCACCACCACTACTGATACCACGGAGGTCTCTACAACCTCTACTGATGTCACTGATTCAACAATAACTTCGAATACTTCCACATCAAAATTGGATTCAGACTCCTCTGACAGTACCTTTGACCTCA GTTGGATAGTCACCATTTTCCTGGGGAGTTTAGCCACAGGTGTAGTTTTTGGATCCATTGCGTATGCTTTAAATAGGTGCAAGAAAAAG TTCACCCAAGTAAAAGATAATGAAACACCCAGAAGAAGAATTGCATTTCAATGA